The genomic stretch AATGTTAAAACCTTATACATTGCTTTAAAAATGAatattcatgtaaatttaataTAATTATATGTGTTCACATTTGAACGTAAGCCGATGATGTTCTCCTAGAACAATTGAATGAAACTACTAACTACTTCTGTAAAACAATGTAACTttcacaaatcaccatgcgtcttcattcaaactattttaatttcaattaaaattttttctcagcgGGGCAGAAAGGGGCAAAATGGGACCTTAATATTCGAAAagtagagaaaatttcctatGAAATACATACTATGCGACCTGTGTCAACCGATGGGTCATATCGTACAGCATACATTTGcgcagaaaaaaagtttttttttcagaccacTCAATaggtatttcaaacatttcacaAAAGTTAAGATGAATTATATGAAAACATTCAACACGAATTACAATTCTGAATATTTATCTTCAAAATGCAACCTGTCGCATTGAATTCGAATAAGAATTAGGTGAGTATTTACTATTTGAAGTAAACCCCAATATGTGCTTTCTAAgtgaaaaaatcattgaaataacaTGACTTGACAAAGTTTAAAGtgctctcaaaaattcaaatttaatccaATTGTCTTGATATTTGGAAAACACGTTTTCCAATACAGtagaactttgaaaaaaatattaaatatcaataattagaacttgagttttgtccggcttccgaccactgtgcgttgGTCAGCATCTTTCCGTTCCACATAACCATCCCGCGGATCTAGAGCGTCGCctcggtgatggtttgggggGCCGTATCCAGGCGTAGGGTGTTTGGTGTTTTTCGAGAAAAACCTTAAAATCAATGGTACAATTTAAGAAGCTCATTTTCAAGATCTGGGAATAGACGACGGGAAGAGACGATCTTTTCAAGTTGAAGGAAAGCGGGATATCACACCGAGCTAAATCATGCAAATACGATGGTTCTAATAGTCAGAAATCCTTTCCTCACAGACTTGAACGTTATATCGAGAAGACTTGAAAATGCCCTGTAAGAATAATTTTTGACATAAAATTGTGAAATATTTTATCAGCCCGATATATTGGTGACTGAATTGTATCAGGAAAGGAAGATTACAAAAGATTTCAAAAGATTCAAAGCTAGTTTTGCTCAGAAGGAGCTAACGAAAGTCAAAGATCATGCCAGTAACCCCTGAAGAATTGACATCTGTTAAACAGTTGAAATCAGTGCGTGTATGCATGTTCAGCATCTGAAACAATCAGGTGTTTTTATTGCAAATTTATTACGAAAAATGTGTTAGACTTCTTGAATGGATTGATTATTTTCATCGTGATCTTTCGAGCTGTCAGTTGTATCGAGACTAAATTAATAGCCCCAACCAATTCCGTAGTAACCGAACGGATAGTAACCGACCGATTGTTGCAAGTATGTTCTTCGTCTACTGCACTGGACTTCTTCGATGCATACACCAACAGTGTTCCGAACGTAGCCAGGCCTGCAGAAGCATCCTCGCTGGCATCCAGAACCGCATCCTTGGTATCCACCGTACAGATAGGAATCGCAGGTGGCTGGACACGCCGATCCGCAAGTCGAGAAGACCTCGTTCAATCCGTTACAGTAAGTATCTGAGAAAAAGTAATCATATGTATTAGAATCAATTAGATATCTTTATTCTATTTTACAAATGCTTACTGTAGGGTACTGCATAAACCATGGAAGCGCAAACTGCGAAAAGAATCACGATGATTGCCaatttcatttttgaaattatgATTTTCACACAGGTGCAGAAGTTCTATATTGAAATGCATGAGAGACAGATGCTGGATGTGGTTTATATACtatatgtgcataatagttGTAGCTTACCTCTGTTGTTTGTAGAGTATTGAGACGCATACGTGCGTACAGGCGTAAACAATCGGGTTGATATCTATACTCTACAAAACAGTtagaaatagaacaaaacagtTCTAATGCTGTGAAGTTATCAGCTTAATATTATATCAGTGTCGATGTGAAATGAAGAAACCACAACAAACCGAACAGTTAGTCGTGATCTAAAGGAGTGGGTTTTTTGTAGTGGGTTTGGCTAGAGTTGATTATAGTAGAAAATTAATGCAATTACTTTCGTTGACTTAGGTCAAAACATCGAAACAGTCTGACGACGATTGACCTCTAGAAGCAATTTTCtttcaaatttcataaaaacataaaatcttgtttgtacaagattttttgtttgtttgattttttatagTAATCATTTTATTGAATCTGAAATATTTCAACGTGTTTTTATTTAAGTTTACATCTAACATCATACGTTACTGCTTTGTTACAAAACAAACATTCGAACTTCGTTTTGAAAATTCCCGGTCGAACAATTTATCGGGACTCGGTTGTAGATCCTTCTAAATTTGCTTGCGATACCAGCTTGTTTAAAGTTCTTCCAAGCTAGCCCCTTTTCCGCGTGTTGTTGCAGATTAATGGCACTCAGCAGAAATGTCAAAGTCAGTTTGATGGGGGGGGGGCCGATTGACAACGTTAAATcgggaaaataaataattttattttttgctcgaTTCTAATTGTCAAAACGTTTGTGAATTGCTTTTCAAATGCGTAAAGAGTTGTTGCTTTTTGCTCGAGTGTGCCTGAGATAATTACACAGTTTCTCAGAATAATTTTTTCCTGATGTCAAAAGTTGGCAGCATCGTTGCTTCCAAATCGGTGTAACGTAGGGTAAGTGCTCCTATAATGGAGGTAGTACCAATGGTGGTTGTACTGTAAAAAAAGTTACTCTATATAAGGTTTAAGGACTACAACTGCAAATAAACCGATAAAGTATATGCacttggtatttaagataaatgACTTTACTGTTTTTCATGAAGAAAATTACCTTTTTCAACTTATGGAGAGTATTTGAAAACACtcagatttatttttctcattttccctCTGCGCACACCTTGTTTCCATAATGGCGCATCCCAatgttttcaaatgttagtgGCAGATTCGGTGAATTCGGGTTAAAGgtgaattttttcataaattttcggTATTATCATGGTGAAAAGACATCAACTTCTCATGAAAATGTATATTGTGACTTTTAAATTTTAGAAATGAGCTGATGCTATGTTTTTTGACAGGTGATGattgaaattaaatttgtaTTCAAATGTGCACgacacaaaaatatttttataataataaatctATAAACAATAatctataaaataataaaatggttTTTTGAATGTAACTTGATCTATGTGAAATTaagaaaatctataccgagcgtcttagcagagtgatttaagaaatcaaagaaatagttatgagttcccgttatactctactagaaaagtataacggaaaccgataactatttctttgatttcttaatTTATGTGGTTTTGATACCGGGGGCACGAGTCGCAAAGGACCGAAGTTGTTTCTAAACATTACTGCTCTGTAAATGTtcttttactcaataaaagAAAACCACCTTTACCATAGTGAAATCTCACTTTATGTTCATCAAACCTTGAGAatatagtttaatttaaaaccTTGTTTAAGCATCTTTGTATACCTCCACTATAGAAATCTGTTACCACCATTATAAGAACCATGCCACCACTACAATATTTAAAATTGttgactatttaaaaactaataaattttagttcaaCTGGTGTTTGATACAACATAAATATTATGTTGTTTAATACAACATAATATTTATGCAGTATCGATTTATTTAGATTTTGACTGTTTTCTTCGATTGTTATGACCAAATGCGCCATTATTGATGCTCTTATCCAACAGTTTGAGCACAGTTTTGGATCACGAATGAATAATTCTCGgaaatttttctttctttcaaaaCTTTATCATGGCACAGAATGTCCCGAGTATATAGACTTGATTTGATTGCCCTTTACATTCAGGTAAACAGACacataacatatttttttcatgtcaCCGAAAAGACGAGCAGAGCACTCGTTTTCTTTTGCAATATGTTGTAAGGTTATAATATTGTCGACATTCCAGGATTTTGTTAATATCGACAAGGCAAGAATTTTTTGACTTGCTGTTTTCCATGAATACGATTTCTAAGCTGTATTTTCATCTTGAATTTCTTTGAAGATATGGAGACACTTTGTGCTGATGACGAAAACGAGCTGTTTATGTCATGAGAAAATCGCTCTTTAAGGTCTATCCTAGATTCTATTTATTGTGATTTTTAAACAGAGGCACAGATGTAATATCAAACTGATTACTCCACAGCATTAGAACTGTGTTGTTCTTTTTACAACTGTTATGTAGAGTATAAGATATCAGCCCAATTGTTTACGACTGTACGCACGTTTGCGTTTCAATACTCTACGAACAACAGAAGTTAGCTTATTATCCACATATAGTATATAAACCACATCCAGCATCTATTTCTCATGCAGTCCCACATAGAGCTACAATACCTGTGgaaaaatcataatttcaaaaatgaaaCTAGCACTCATCGTGATTCTTTCCGCAGTTTGCGCTTCTTTGGTTTATGCAGTACCCTACAGTAAGCACTTCCATAATAGAATAATGAGCATTTGAATCTAATATAATTACTTCATCTCAGATACCTACTGTACCGGATTGAACGAGGTCTTCTCAACTTGCGGATCGGCTTGTCCAGCCACCTGCGAATCCTACCTGTACGGTGGATACCAAGGATGCGGTTCTGGATGCCAGCGAGGATGCTTCTGTCGGCCCGGGTATGTTCGCAACACTGTTGGTGTGTGCATCGAAGAGGTCCAGTGCACTAGAAGGCGAACATACTTGCAACAATCTGTCGGTTACTATCCGTTCGGCTACTACGGAAGTGGCTGGGGCTTTTAATTTAGTCTCGATACGGCTGGCAGCACGACTTTATGTAATAACAGTTGTCAATTGAAGAAGTGTAATAAAATTTCCGTCTGCGATGATTGATaatttgcaataaaaaattCTGTATACAAGTACTGTCGAAACTACTGCTCTGATCTCTCAGCCGATACTAAGAAGACTATCGTTTCCTTCTGACAAATATCTTGATCAGTGAATATTCTGGCGAATTTTCTACTGATACGAAAATCAAGAATGTCACAGTATAGAAATGGTGTCTACTCTTTAGGTCTGCTCATAACGGACTTGGTTCAATATACATACATAAAAATTCGAACTGAAGCATtatgttattttcatttttttagactcgattaaataacatttttgattcgattatttatagtaggtttttttttctttttcaaatatgacttgtCTAGGGCTGAAAAGTCGAAAGGATATTAAAATATAAACGAACGAATCAAACAATGTCATTCCCCCCCCCTTTCTTCTTTCACCTAATAACGACTTTGGTATTTCTACTGAGTGGCACTTATATGCAACAGCACACGGAAAAGTACCAGGCGTTGGATTAGGAGGCACTTTGAATCAGTTGGTTACGCGAGCGACTTTGAAAACGAAAACGTTTTAAATCTCGAGACACACGATAAAAAATAGCGCTTCATGAATCAAAATACTCTCAACGATATTCCTCACAGATGGCTGAAAAATAGGTACAAAAGCTGGTGTTAGAATcttaatatttcagtggcaatgggacactggccaacagtgtttcaaagCGGAGATTTTTGCAATTCATGAATGCGCGACTGCTTGTCTGACTAGAAAATAgagacatgcaaatatttttattttctctgacagtcaggTAGCGTTAAAAGCACTTGGTGCTtctaaatgtacatccaagattgtttGGGAATGTATTGTCACActgcgacagctatgtcaaacaaattCAGTGAacttgtattgggttccaggacattgtggcattggtgagAATGAAAGAGCAGACGAACtggcaaaacaaggatctaactcaaagtttatcggcccagaacctttctgcggtatatcaaactgtgcagtgaaaaggAACATAAACGCTGGggggaacaaaaggtgataacccaTTGGTTGGATGCAGAGCCGGGTTTATTATTGTGgtggcccggggcccagttttaagtggggccccaaaataaaacataaccaaaccaaatgtttttgaaagatgtctccaactgctcgaaaaccagaaattttttcttgatatctgaaaaaaaaaacctaccgtaatttgaaaaataaaaacacaaaaattttcacacaatttgagaaagactgcgcaaatataaggcgaccCTGACAacaatctacagaaactagaaaaaaaactacacacatctgcagatcaatgaaatctgcacacggactctggaAATTTGCATTTTGCAAGGCacatccctgattcggacaagtaagcaacagcaatgcattaaaaaacttgtgagttattttctttctctgcttggGAGATGGTTCGACTTGAATGGAGTGTTAATGTGTGTCGTTCCAGGCACAGATAACAGaaatccaagctagaacaaaaaactccagaaatcgcgtgtaagatttcaaattcttactcgtttggaaagcTAAcaacatctttctgcaacttgcggcTTTAatcactttagtgatggcagcgctgtaTTATAGTCAAAGTTGCCAGACGCATAAAAACTCTCACAGATTTCAAATCAGATTTTTGCAACGatttgcaacgatataacactgattttgtgaggtttgttttttttttaaatcaacactaaaacaaacaaattacgactgctcaaaggTCTACTCAACAGTCTACAATAAAAACGGCAACCCTTCTtattgcgataatatcgataagagctggaaaactaCGAATTTCATCAAATCATTGACCTCCATTGGGTTCTTAGCACCACCACACTGCATATTGCGACATGTAAAAAAAACCGTTgcatctttttacacatgaagcgaaATAAGCTacgatatctgttatctgtattcagcgatgccagattggaaaaAAAGGTCTTCAAATCAAAAACATTTACCCTGTGAAGATCCTGCGGTGAAGACGTCCTTGTTTGTGAAGACAAAAGGAAGACATCGAAAACTATGTGAAGACATTAGTAAATATGTTATTATGACCCGCATTTTGCAGAGgtggcgaccttttttttggtCGCCAGTGTTCGGTTTGCCGGGTAATTTTGCAGCCATCTCGGGTTGGAATACATGGGAAGACATTTTTCCTCGGAAcgtgaagacatttgaaaaaatgacctggcatccctCTCTGTATTCCAAGAAAATCCacggtgaactcttatggatatCAATTGGCGCTCGTGTGTTTCAGATTGAAACACACAAGTTTTTCaatgcattgctgttgcttacttgttgcagatttttagagtctgtgtgcagatttttttgatctgcagatgtgtgtagttttttcttagtttctgtGGATTATTGTCAGggtcgccttatatttgcgcagtctttctcaagttgtgtgtaaatttttatgtgcctgtggatcgcaattttttcaaattgcggtaggtttttcaGATATCAGGAAAAAAATTCTGGGTTTCGAGCAGTTTCTTCAACTTTCAAGAACATCAATTCCTCTGTTAAAGTTTTTTGCTGTAAATCgatcttttgattgaatctcatttttgatagagaaaaaaagctttttctcaatttgtgggggccccaaaaatgtgggggccctgCCCCCCCCCCTTGAATCCGGCTctggttggatgtcaaaaagtgttctcaatctaaaagatttataacaccaaacgtaaatcattcaaaaaaaCTCTTAGAGCTTAACGAAAGAGCTTTCTTGTACATTGTTTCTTCAGAAGATATCGTCGAATTTCAAGATAAcaattttttggtttttcaaaaaatatgattttttttcaacccTGAAAgatcaatttgactcctcgttTTTAGTGACATTGCCCTTTTTCTTTTCCAAATAGTCCGAATCTGTTCTCGTTTTTCTAAACAACTgaattctggtatttgttatgtGTCAATGTGTTAAGACCGTAATGATCACTCCAtattaaaatttcaataaaaacttgcattttaaatgaTTCAAAATTCATGCATCAATTTACCGCCAGAATAAGAATATCTTTCCAGGGTGAAATGCTTAAAGCGCAgtgttttttattcatttcaacattttttatttcttttttaaaatacCTGCCAATTTTTTGAAAGCCATCCATAAATCATTGTCCTCCATAACAAACCCATAAATCACAGATAACtttattatgatttttttttctatttcacacAGACACTGATTTAGTATTGTGCTGATAACTTCAcagcattgaaaatttattGTTCGATTTCTAACTGTTTTATAAAGTGTAGACATCAGCTCGATTGTTTACGCTTGTTCGCACGTATGCGTCTCAATACTCTGCAAACAACATAGGAAAGCTAGAACTATTATGCACATGAAGTATATAAACCACATCCAGCATCTACCTTTCATGCATTCTCACTTAGAGCTTTAAAGCCtgaggaaaaaaatcataatttcaaaaatgaaattGGCAGTCATCGCGATTCTTTCTGCAATTTGCGCTTCTTTGGTTCATGCAGTACCCTACAGTAAGTACTTGTCATGTTGAGTATTgataattttaattaaatatgATTACTTTTTCTCAGATACCTACTGTAATGGATTAAACGAGGTGTTCTCCACTTGTGGATCGGCGTGTCCAGCCACCTGTGATTCCTACCTGTACGGTGGATACCCAGGATGCGGTTCTGGATGCCAGCGAGGTTGCTTCTGTCGGCCCGGGTATGTTCGCAACACTGTTGGTGTATGCATCGAAGAGGTCCAGTGCACTAGAAGACGAACATACTTGCAACAATCGGTCGGTTACTATCCATTCGGCTACTATGGAAATGGTTGGGGCTATTAATGCAGTCTCGATAAGCTAGCAGCTCGAAATTTTGCGGTAACAGTTGTTGATTCAAGAATGGAAACAAATGTTTCGTCTGCGATGATTGATAATTTGCAGTAAACAATAGATAAATAAATACTGAAGAACACAAATATATGTTTTGATCtgaaattttcactttttacagACGTAGTTCTAGCGTCTTACTAACACGTTTTGAGTATGAAACTGGCTGCAAAATTAGAAGGTCTAGAAttaatttctaaaaaaaaccgAGTGGCTTTGATTTGGATTAGATCTGAGTATGTTTCACGAATAGAAGAATTTTAAGTTTCTTGACCATTTTTTATAGGGCGTTTCCATTTCAACATACACTTCTCAAAAGCATTGTTGCTCAGACATCTTTGATTGTACATAAAAACGTGTTATAGGGTACTCGTTAAGCTTAGTGAAAAGATATGGAGAAAAAAGTTTCTCATTTTAATTACTTGaactttttctttatattttagaaatcaaatttaaatttttggctGAAATTTAGGATGGAgaaatatcagaaaaaaaatatgggaGGTAATTTATAATTCACAGTGATCAATTTTTCAAAAGCGTGTTTTTATGTGAAAATGATTGAATGATTTGTGAAAATACgctatttcttaatttattcaTGATACTCCAGTAACATCCGCATGATGGTTGAATAGTTTACATTTGGGCAGTAAATACATACAGATACAGGGTGCGTGACTAATTTTTGCAGTAAACAACatgttgtaaaaaaaatattccagttAGTCATATATGCGATGAATGTTTTGCGATATAAGTGTGTTGTATGAGGCGTTCTTGTTGGTGTTCCGCTCGATGTCGCCCCACACAAAATAACACCAGTCGTCGAAGGCGGAAcaaaagttgccctaaagctaAAAAAAGTTGGCCTTAAATGACCATGGCCTTTTAACCATTCCCGTAAATAGGTAGTATAGTAGTAAATGCTGAAGTGCGtcacttctacgtttgcttaagGGGAAATCACTACAAAAAAGCCCTGACTGCATACAACAGAGAATTGAGGCGTGCCAAAAGACAGGACTGGAGACGGGTCTGCGAAGAGATCAATAACGCTCCAACAGCTGCGAGGCTGCACaaaattctttcaaaagatCATTCAAATGGTCTTGGCAATCTAAGAAAAGAGGACGGCAGCTTTACAGTTGATTCCGCTGAAACTTTGGAAGTAATGATGAGAACTCATTTTCCAGGGTCAACACCCATTTTCCGGTGAAGTACAGGACTTAGAAGAGGCAGGATTTTTATGGTCAACTGAAGTCTATCTTAAAGCCTGTGAAATCTTCACGCCTGGTAGGGTTGAATGGGCATTGAGTTCTTTTCAACCTTACAAATCTGCTGGAAAAGATGAAATCTTCCCAGCACTACTCCAACAGGGAAAAGAAGCTCTTATTCCCCAGTTAACTGAGCTCTTCAGAGCCAGTGTTACCATGAGTTACATACCAAAAGCCTGGAGAAAGGTTCGAGTTGTCTTTATTCCTAAAGTGGGGAAAAGAGACAAAACGACTCCCAAAGCCTTTAGGCCCATCAGTCTCTCCTCTGTTCTATTaaagacaatggaaaaaattttggacgACTTTATCAAGTCAACAGTCTTGGTGAAACCAATTTGCTTACCAATCAGGTAAATCTACAATAACAGCGCTACAAGCGTTAGTTAACAAAATTGAGAAGTCCTTTCGAGCAAAAGAACTGGCTCTGGTTGCTTTTCTCGATATAGAGGGGGCATTCGATAATGCATCCTATAGCTCAATGCGGTCCGCAATGGAAGCAAGGGGCCTGGATAACTGTATTATTGAATGGACAATGGCGATGCTAAGAGATCGAGAAATTTCTGCTGATCTTGGAGGTGCGCAGCTAAATATCAGATCTAATAAGGGATATCCCCAGGGAGGAGTACTTTCACCCTTATTGTGGTCCTTAGTTGTAGACGAACTCCTTAAAAGGCTTACAGAACTAGGATATGAAGTAATTCGATACGCAGACGATGTAGCCATGATAGTTCGTGGGAGGTTGATGACACGATCTCTAATCGGCTACAAACTGCGCTCAAATCTACTTTGAAATGGTGTAGAGAAGAGGGTTTGAATGTTAATCCC from Wyeomyia smithii strain HCP4-BCI-WySm-NY-G18 chromosome 3, ASM2978416v1, whole genome shotgun sequence encodes the following:
- the LOC129733247 gene encoding chymotrypsin-elastase inhibitor ixodidin-like, coding for MKLAIIVILFAVCASMVYAVPYNTYCNGLNEVFSTCGSACPATCDSYLYGGYQGCGSGCQRGCFCRPGYVRNTVGVCIEEVQCSRRRTYLQQSVGYYPFGYYGIGWGY
- the LOC129733246 gene encoding chymotrypsin-elastase inhibitor ixodidin-like; translation: MKLALIVILSAVCASLVYAVPYNTYCTGLNEVFSTCGSACPATCESYLYGGYQGCGSGCQRGCFCRPGYVRNTVGVCIEEVQCTRRRTYLQQSVGYYPFGYYGSGWGF
- the LOC129733244 gene encoding cysteine-rich venom protein 6 — its product is MKLAVIAILSAICASLVHAVPYNTYCNGLNEVFSTCGSACPATCDSYLYGGYPGCGSGCQRGCFCRPGYVRNTVGVCIEEVQCTRRRTYLQQSVGYYPFGYYGNGWGY